From one Streptomyces sp. Q6 genomic stretch:
- a CDS encoding glycine C-acetyltransferase, with product MFDNVREDLQATLDEIVAAGLHKPERVIGTPQSATVGVTAGGRPGEVLNFCANNYLGLADHPEVIAAGHAALDRWGYGMASVRFICGTQEVHKELEARLSSFLGQEDTILYSSCFDANGGVFETLLGAEDAVISDALNHASIIDGIRLSKAKRFRYANRDMADLEAQLKAATEAGARRKLIVTDGVFSMDGYVAPLGDICDLAERYDAMVMVDDSHAVGFVGPGGRGTPELHGVMDRVDIITGTLGKALGGASGGYVAARAEIVALLRQRSRPYLFSNSLAPVIAAASLKVIDLLESAGDLREQLAANTELFRTRMTQEGFDVLPGDHAIAPVMFGDATVAGRMAELLLERGVYVIGFSYPVVPQGQARIRVQLSAAHSTQDVNRAVDAFVDARAQLG from the coding sequence ATGTTCGACAACGTACGCGAAGACCTCCAGGCCACTCTCGACGAGATCGTCGCCGCCGGCCTGCACAAGCCCGAGCGGGTCATCGGCACCCCGCAGTCCGCCACCGTCGGCGTGACGGCGGGCGGCCGCCCCGGCGAGGTGCTGAACTTCTGCGCCAACAACTACCTGGGTCTCGCCGACCATCCCGAGGTCATCGCCGCGGGCCACGCGGCCCTCGACCGCTGGGGCTACGGCATGGCCTCCGTCCGCTTCATCTGCGGCACGCAGGAGGTCCACAAGGAACTGGAGGCGCGACTGTCCTCCTTCCTCGGCCAGGAGGACACGATCCTCTACTCGTCCTGCTTCGACGCCAACGGCGGCGTCTTCGAGACGCTCCTCGGCGCCGAGGACGCGGTCATCTCCGACGCCCTCAACCACGCCTCGATCATCGACGGCATCCGGCTCAGCAAGGCCAAGCGCTTCCGGTACGCCAACCGCGACATGGCCGACCTCGAGGCCCAGCTCAAGGCCGCGACCGAAGCGGGCGCCCGCCGCAAGCTGATCGTCACCGACGGCGTCTTCTCCATGGACGGCTACGTGGCGCCCCTCGGCGACATCTGCGACCTCGCCGAGCGCTACGACGCCATGGTCATGGTCGACGACTCGCACGCCGTCGGCTTCGTCGGCCCCGGCGGCCGCGGCACCCCCGAGCTGCACGGCGTCATGGACCGCGTCGACATCATCACCGGCACCCTCGGCAAGGCCCTCGGCGGCGCCTCCGGCGGCTACGTCGCGGCCCGCGCCGAGATCGTCGCCCTGCTCCGCCAGCGCTCGCGCCCGTACCTCTTCTCGAACAGCCTCGCCCCGGTCATCGCGGCCGCGTCCCTGAAGGTCATCGACCTCCTGGAGTCGGCCGGCGACCTGCGCGAACAGCTCGCGGCCAACACCGAGCTCTTCCGTACGCGGATGACGCAGGAGGGCTTCGACGTGCTGCCCGGCGACCACGCCATCGCGCCCGTGATGTTCGGCGACGCCACTGTCGCGGGCCGGATGGCCGAGCTGCTCCTGGAGCGCGGCGTGTACGTGATCGGCTTCTCCTACCCGGTCGTGCCGCAGGGCCAGGCCCGCATCCGCGTCCAGCTGTCCGCCGCGCACTCGACGCAGGACGTGAACCGGGCCGTGGACGCGTTCGTCGACGCCCGCGCGCAGCTCGGCTGA
- the tdh gene encoding L-threonine 3-dehydrogenase, translating to MKALVKEKAEPGLWLTDVPEPSIGPGDVLIKVLRTGICGTDLHIRNWDGWAQSTISAPLVVGHEFAGEVVETGRDVSDIAVGDLVSGEGHLVCGKCRNCLAGRRHLCRATVGLGVGRDGAFAEYVALPAANVWVHRVPVDLDVAAIFDPFGNAVHTALSFPLVGEDVLITGAGPIGLMAAAVAQHAGARNVVITDVSEERLELARKVGVSLALNVARSTIADGQRTLGLREGFDVGLEMSGNPTAMRDMLANMTHGGKIAMLGLPSQEFAVDWARVVTSMITIKGIYGREMFETWYAMSVLLEGGLDLAPVITGRYAHTDFDAAFDDAASGRGGKVILDWTS from the coding sequence TTGAAGGCGCTGGTCAAGGAGAAGGCCGAACCGGGACTGTGGCTGACGGACGTCCCTGAGCCGTCCATCGGCCCCGGTGACGTACTGATCAAGGTGCTGCGGACCGGGATCTGCGGCACCGACCTGCACATCCGCAACTGGGACGGCTGGGCGCAGTCCACGATCAGCGCGCCGCTCGTCGTCGGCCACGAGTTCGCCGGCGAGGTCGTCGAGACCGGCCGCGACGTGTCGGACATCGCCGTCGGGGACCTGGTCAGCGGCGAGGGCCACCTCGTCTGCGGCAAGTGCCGCAACTGTCTCGCCGGGCGCCGCCACCTGTGCCGGGCCACCGTCGGCCTCGGCGTCGGCCGCGACGGCGCGTTCGCCGAGTACGTCGCCCTGCCCGCGGCCAATGTGTGGGTGCACCGCGTGCCGGTGGACCTGGACGTCGCGGCGATCTTCGACCCGTTCGGCAACGCCGTGCACACCGCGCTGTCCTTCCCGCTCGTCGGCGAGGACGTCCTGATCACCGGCGCCGGACCGATCGGCCTGATGGCCGCGGCCGTCGCCCAGCACGCCGGCGCCCGCAACGTCGTCATCACCGACGTCAGCGAGGAGCGCCTGGAGCTCGCCCGCAAGGTCGGCGTGAGCCTCGCCCTGAACGTCGCGCGGTCCACCATCGCCGACGGCCAGCGCACGCTCGGCCTGCGCGAGGGATTCGACGTCGGCCTGGAGATGTCCGGCAACCCCACCGCGATGCGCGACATGCTCGCCAACATGACCCACGGCGGCAAGATCGCCATGCTCGGCCTCCCGTCGCAGGAGTTCGCCGTCGACTGGGCCCGCGTCGTCACGTCGATGATCACGATCAAGGGCATCTACGGCCGCGAGATGTTCGAGACGTGGTACGCGATGTCGGTGCTGCTCGAAGGCGGCCTCGACCTGGCCCCCGTCATCACCGGCCGCTACGCGCACACCGACTTCGACGCGGCCTTCGACGACGCGGCGAGCGGCCGCGGCGGCAAGGTCATCCTGGACTGGACTTCCTGA
- a CDS encoding carbohydrate ABC transporter permease, which translates to MEKPTRTGLVLKGLALVIVVGLVAYPLLGVIGTSFASQSDIIRSNGLVLWPDHPNLDAYRTAFTGGRVTRALFVSIGVTTLGTACSLLATIGMAYGLSRRGIVGGRFILMTALFTMLFNAGVIPNFLLVKELGLYNTFAALVLPTMVSAFNLVVMRAFFMNLPEELYDAAKVDGAGDFRTLIQVVLPLSKAVVAVVGLFYAVAYWNAYFNALLYLGDNDKWPLPMVLRTFILQGQALDSGAVGEAVAPQQAVQMAVLVIAVVPILLVYPFLQRYFTKGVLTGAVKG; encoded by the coding sequence ATGGAGAAGCCCACCAGGACCGGCCTGGTCCTCAAGGGCCTCGCCCTCGTCATCGTCGTCGGGCTCGTCGCGTACCCGCTGCTCGGCGTGATCGGGACCAGCTTCGCGTCGCAGAGCGACATCATCCGTTCCAACGGTCTCGTCCTGTGGCCCGACCACCCCAACCTCGACGCCTACCGCACCGCGTTCACCGGCGGCCGCGTCACGCGCGCCCTGTTCGTCAGCATCGGTGTCACCACCCTCGGCACCGCGTGCAGTCTGCTGGCCACCATCGGCATGGCGTACGGACTCTCGCGGCGCGGCATCGTCGGCGGCCGGTTCATCCTCATGACGGCCCTGTTCACGATGCTGTTCAACGCGGGCGTCATCCCCAACTTCCTGCTGGTGAAGGAGCTCGGCCTTTACAACACCTTCGCCGCGCTCGTCCTGCCCACGATGGTCAGCGCGTTCAACCTCGTCGTGATGCGCGCCTTCTTCATGAATCTTCCGGAGGAGCTGTACGACGCCGCGAAGGTCGACGGCGCGGGCGACTTCCGCACCCTGATCCAGGTCGTGCTGCCGCTGTCGAAGGCGGTCGTCGCCGTCGTCGGACTCTTCTACGCGGTCGCGTACTGGAACGCCTACTTCAACGCCCTGCTGTACCTCGGCGACAACGACAAGTGGCCGCTGCCGATGGTGCTGCGCACCTTCATCCTCCAGGGGCAGGCCCTCGACTCCGGCGCGGTCGGCGAGGCCGTGGCGCCGCAGCAGGCCGTGCAGATGGCCGTCCTCGTGATCGCGGTCGTTCCGATCCTGCTCGTCTACCCCTTCCTCCAGCGGTACTTCACGAAGGGCGTGCTCACCGGAGCCGTCAAGGGCTGA
- a CDS encoding Gfo/Idh/MocA family oxidoreductase — protein MTDSPSGDLGLGVLGYGLRGSIARTAHRPGAGSRVTALADHDAAARTEAALAFPGALVSSDHRKVIDDPDVDAIVVLTPDHTHADLACEALKAGKPVFVEKPLDITIERCDEILRTAHATGTRLYVGHNMRHMPVVRLMRDIIARGEIGEVRTVWVRHFVGYGGDWYFKDWHAERRYTTGLLLQKAAHDIDVLHWLGHGYTRQVQALGDLMVYGDNPHRRAPGEPKPDDWYTKDGHWPPHTQRGLNPVIDVEDVSMVNMRLDNGVLAAYQQCHFTPDYWRNYTVIGDAGRLENFGDGPGGVVKVWNARRSTYRAEADATYPVPDAEDNAGHGGADPLLIDEFVRFARAGGTTDTSPVAARMAVAAGVRATESLRDGGTPRAVPDLDPALVAYFERGQVRAAPDEHGL, from the coding sequence ATGACCGACTCCCCGTCCGGTGATCTCGGGCTCGGCGTCCTCGGCTACGGGCTGCGCGGCTCGATCGCCCGCACCGCGCACCGGCCGGGGGCCGGTTCCCGGGTCACCGCGCTCGCCGACCACGACGCGGCGGCGCGCACGGAAGCCGCCCTCGCGTTTCCCGGCGCACTCGTCTCCAGCGACCACAGGAAGGTGATCGACGACCCGGACGTCGACGCGATCGTCGTCCTCACCCCCGACCACACCCACGCCGACCTCGCCTGCGAGGCACTCAAGGCGGGCAAGCCGGTCTTCGTCGAGAAACCTCTCGACATCACCATCGAGCGCTGCGACGAGATCCTGCGCACCGCCCACGCGACCGGGACCCGGCTGTACGTGGGCCACAACATGCGGCACATGCCGGTCGTCCGCCTGATGCGCGACATCATCGCGCGCGGCGAGATCGGCGAGGTCAGAACGGTGTGGGTGCGCCACTTCGTCGGCTACGGCGGCGACTGGTACTTCAAGGACTGGCACGCCGAACGGCGGTACACGACAGGCCTGTTGCTCCAGAAGGCCGCCCACGACATCGACGTGCTGCACTGGCTCGGACACGGCTACACGCGGCAGGTGCAGGCCCTCGGCGACCTCATGGTCTACGGCGACAACCCGCACCGGCGCGCGCCCGGCGAACCCAAGCCCGACGACTGGTACACCAAGGACGGCCACTGGCCGCCGCACACCCAGCGCGGGCTCAACCCGGTCATCGACGTCGAGGACGTCTCGATGGTCAACATGCGCCTGGACAACGGGGTGCTGGCCGCCTACCAGCAATGCCACTTCACCCCCGACTACTGGCGCAACTACACCGTCATCGGCGACGCGGGCCGCCTGGAGAACTTCGGCGACGGACCCGGGGGAGTGGTCAAGGTGTGGAACGCGCGCCGCTCCACGTACCGGGCCGAGGCCGACGCCACGTATCCCGTGCCGGACGCCGAGGACAACGCCGGGCACGGCGGGGCCGACCCGCTCCTGATCGACGAGTTCGTCCGGTTCGCGCGCGCCGGCGGCACCACCGACACCTCGCCCGTCGCCGCGCGGATGGCCGTCGCGGCGGGCGTGCGGGCGACCGAGTCGCTGCGGGACGGCGGTACACCCCGCGCGGTCCCGGACCTCGACCCCGCCCTCGTCGCGTACTTCGAGCGGGGGCAGGTCCGCGCGGCACCGGACGAACACGGCCTGTAG
- a CDS encoding M1 family metallopeptidase, translating to MTTTRRAFLGQAAVAAAVTVPVFGAPAVAADGFDPRPGSDGVGDPLFPTLGNGGYQVVHYDLTFDFTPVTYDFTAVVRMNAQATQDLSAFNLDTDGHTIDAVTVNGRTAPFALSLGKSGQELTVTPAAPLHKGTPFTVAVTYRGNGKAPRAGLSGWKFGADGGFASAVQSSRADTFLPCNDTPSDKATWTFHLSAPEGYVAAANGELTGKDRRADGSTVWHFALRERMPTELLGIAVVKGTYLYGTSRTGLPLRHVVPQGEEDTYAPIVARTPDHLAWLEAKFGRYPFSVYGLHIYGGYTDALENSTLTLMGTNWFKLNADGNPTYENTMVHELTHQWFGDCVTPHDWQQAWLNEGPAVYYAALYSEERGWSRMADKMKATYGKLDAIRASDGPPGLPRGLGGTNIYDGGALVLYALQLQVGQRKFDRIMGQWPRRFKDRTVTSEDFIGHAVDVTGDRSLDPFLRDWLFGAVNPPMPGHPDWTATA from the coding sequence GTGACCACCACCAGACGCGCGTTCCTCGGACAGGCCGCCGTGGCCGCGGCCGTCACGGTCCCGGTGTTCGGCGCACCCGCCGTCGCCGCCGACGGCTTCGATCCCCGCCCCGGCTCCGACGGCGTCGGCGACCCGCTCTTCCCGACCCTCGGCAACGGCGGATACCAGGTCGTCCACTACGACCTGACCTTCGACTTCACCCCCGTGACCTACGACTTCACGGCCGTGGTCCGGATGAACGCGCAGGCCACGCAGGACCTGTCCGCGTTCAACCTCGACACCGACGGCCACACCATCGACGCCGTCACGGTGAACGGCCGCACGGCCCCCTTCGCGCTGTCCCTGGGCAAGTCGGGGCAGGAACTGACGGTCACCCCCGCCGCCCCGCTCCACAAAGGGACCCCGTTCACCGTCGCCGTCACCTACCGCGGCAACGGCAAGGCACCCCGTGCGGGCCTGTCCGGCTGGAAGTTCGGCGCGGACGGCGGCTTCGCGTCCGCCGTGCAGTCGTCACGCGCCGACACGTTCCTGCCCTGCAACGACACCCCCTCCGACAAGGCCACCTGGACCTTCCACCTCTCCGCACCCGAGGGATATGTGGCCGCAGCCAACGGCGAGTTGACCGGCAAGGACCGGCGCGCCGACGGCTCCACCGTCTGGCACTTCGCGCTGCGCGAGCGCATGCCCACCGAGCTGCTCGGCATCGCCGTCGTCAAGGGCACGTACCTGTACGGGACATCCCGCACGGGCCTCCCGCTGCGCCACGTCGTCCCCCAGGGCGAGGAGGACACGTACGCGCCGATCGTGGCACGCACCCCCGACCATCTCGCCTGGCTGGAGGCGAAGTTCGGCCGGTACCCCTTCTCCGTGTACGGCCTGCACATCTACGGCGGCTACACCGACGCCCTGGAGAACTCCACGCTCACCCTGATGGGCACCAACTGGTTCAAGCTCAACGCCGACGGCAATCCCACGTACGAGAACACGATGGTGCACGAGCTGACCCACCAGTGGTTCGGCGACTGTGTCACCCCGCACGACTGGCAGCAGGCCTGGCTCAACGAAGGGCCCGCCGTGTACTACGCCGCCCTCTACAGCGAGGAGCGCGGCTGGTCGCGGATGGCCGACAAGATGAAGGCGACGTACGGGAAACTCGACGCGATCCGCGCGAGCGACGGACCCCCCGGCCTGCCCAGGGGACTGGGCGGCACCAACATCTACGACGGCGGCGCACTCGTCCTGTACGCACTCCAACTCCAGGTCGGGCAGCGGAAGTTCGATCGCATCATGGGTCAGTGGCCGCGCCGCTTCAAGGACCGCACGGTCACCAGCGAGGACTTCATCGGCCACGCCGTCGACGTCACCGGCGACCGCTCGCTCGACCCGTTCCTGCGCGACTGGCTGTTCGGCGCGGTGAATCCACCGATGCCCGGTCACCCCGACTGGACGGCCACGGCATGA
- a CDS encoding extracellular solute-binding protein — MSGTLPVNRRTLFRWGAGLGLGVAAAPLLAACGDGGTAAKADAIGGKLLPTTTVRSLGINADLPGTAAGVPNAFVKYPTELIRATKGTPLKGAKKITAVTETFAPLPTERGKNAAWQAIEKLLGAEVDFTAVPADDYPAKFSTMVAGDQLPDIFMYPETGGVDNMASFLQAKCVDLGPYLSGDKVKDYPNLAAIPEYGWRDAVKGGKLYGIPIARNGSAGAGFYRADLFAQAGVTSLDQIDSIERLVDLAKDLSDSRKKQYFFTGGGVNLLAMSAGAQHLWKRNHKTGEWTYQIEDEKYRYAIETAAKLYKAGCYYPGTVQMSGAQKAEYTNLFKNGKAAYVYDGMPSYLAPGAGYVDSMAAIDKSFDVRPIVPVGKDAVAWTDNVSLENCYITKASDARVKEILRLADFAASPFGSLEYTLITYGVEGTDYTRDKNGTPVLTKQGTQDITVPWSKLASAAPAFFSATDPDAAQHVHEAYTKIIPMLIEDPTQGYSSPTWDSKGLGSLYTIHVDGMKDFVTGRKPLSAYDSWVKKWRNAGGDTCRAEFEQASGKKGSK, encoded by the coding sequence ATGTCCGGCACTCTCCCTGTCAACCGACGCACCTTGTTCCGCTGGGGCGCGGGCCTCGGCCTCGGTGTCGCGGCCGCCCCGCTGCTCGCCGCGTGCGGCGACGGCGGCACCGCGGCGAAGGCCGACGCGATCGGCGGCAAGCTGCTGCCGACCACGACGGTCCGCTCGCTCGGTATCAACGCCGATCTGCCCGGCACCGCGGCCGGTGTCCCGAACGCCTTCGTGAAGTACCCGACGGAGTTGATCAGGGCGACGAAGGGCACCCCCCTCAAGGGCGCCAAGAAGATCACGGCCGTCACCGAGACCTTCGCGCCGCTGCCGACCGAACGCGGCAAGAACGCCGCCTGGCAGGCCATCGAGAAGCTCCTCGGCGCCGAGGTGGACTTCACGGCCGTGCCCGCCGACGACTACCCGGCGAAGTTCTCCACCATGGTCGCGGGCGACCAGCTCCCGGACATCTTCATGTACCCGGAGACCGGCGGCGTCGACAACATGGCCTCCTTCCTCCAGGCCAAGTGCGTCGACCTCGGCCCGTACCTGTCCGGCGACAAAGTCAAGGACTACCCGAACCTGGCGGCCATCCCCGAGTACGGCTGGCGTGACGCGGTCAAGGGCGGAAAGCTCTACGGCATCCCGATCGCCCGGAACGGCAGCGCGGGCGCCGGCTTCTACCGCGCCGACCTGTTCGCACAGGCGGGCGTCACGAGCCTCGACCAGATCGACAGCATCGAGCGCCTCGTCGACCTCGCGAAGGACCTCAGCGACTCCCGGAAGAAGCAGTACTTCTTCACCGGCGGCGGTGTGAACCTGCTCGCCATGTCGGCCGGCGCCCAGCACCTGTGGAAGCGGAACCACAAGACGGGCGAGTGGACCTACCAGATCGAGGACGAGAAGTACCGGTACGCCATCGAGACCGCCGCCAAGCTCTACAAGGCCGGCTGCTACTACCCGGGCACCGTCCAGATGTCCGGCGCGCAGAAGGCCGAGTACACGAACCTCTTCAAGAACGGCAAGGCCGCGTACGTGTACGACGGCATGCCGTCGTACCTGGCGCCCGGCGCCGGCTACGTGGACTCCATGGCCGCCATCGACAAGTCCTTCGACGTCCGGCCGATCGTCCCGGTCGGCAAGGACGCGGTGGCCTGGACCGACAACGTCTCGCTGGAGAACTGCTACATCACCAAGGCGAGCGACGCCCGCGTCAAGGAGATCCTGCGCCTCGCCGACTTCGCGGCCTCGCCGTTCGGCTCCCTCGAATACACGCTCATCACGTACGGCGTCGAGGGCACCGACTACACGCGCGACAAGAACGGCACCCCCGTCCTCACCAAGCAGGGCACCCAGGACATCACCGTGCCCTGGTCGAAGCTGGCCTCGGCGGCACCCGCGTTCTTCAGCGCGACCGATCCGGACGCGGCCCAGCACGTCCACGAGGCGTACACGAAGATCATTCCGATGCTCATCGAGGACCCGACCCAGGGCTACTCCTCGCCCACCTGGGACTCCAAGGGCCTCGGCAGCCTCTACACCATCCACGTCGACGGCATGAAGGACTTCGTCACCGGACGCAAGCCGCTGTCCGCCTACGACTCCTGGGTCAAGAAGTGGCGCAACGCCGGCGGCGACACCTGTCGCGCCGAGTTCGAGCAGGCTTCCGGGAAGAAGGGCTCCAAGTGA
- a CDS encoding discoidin domain-containing protein, with amino-acid sequence MRTATAALVTAATLALASLPATAEAAAAPKVLYAAPHGSGDACTAGRPCSVTGARDAARAVSGRDVRVELADGTYALRTPLTLGPDDSGVTWSAAPGADPVLSGGRALTGWSANADGTWSAKVPDGVTPRQLFVDGERAVRARGASCAAAVCDATKTGMTGAEKTGIADWARPTDAEAVIRVRWRNYHCRIASVSGDLMTFAQPCWTNSASGTDRTGPAWDSTTVDSSRYAKVAFFENAPELLDRPGEFVWDSAARTVTYLPRAGENPRRFHAVTPVTENLLVVDGAHDVRVTGLTFAYAAYRQPSTDEGYAGTQAGLTLTGATGPVDHAGRFYTKPAAALTVRGGRHVVVDHAVFTRLGGAGAVFEHGTQDSTLTRSRFTDLSSGAAYIGDTEPQPEPALAGARNTVSYNTVRRTGAEYTDAVGIWAGYEAQTVIDHNTLDDLPYSAVSVGWGWNQPEAQRSVLRDNRITNNRITNVMRVEHEQHDGGAIYTQGAQPGTVISGNYINRSAYGNTERDGNGVYLDEQSSHIAVTGNVITRVGYKWVSNWADYGIDNHATGNWTDTDAPALAGTGSTMSDNRTRLDTLPAEALEVAEAAGADGRGRVEQLRPDLARTGTATQSTTDGTNAAARAVDGDTSTDSRTLAGAGAWWQVDLGAAHHLGQVEIWNDTSMTTADFDVQLATDADFTDATTVHVTGKALRPTVLDTDTQARYVRVRLTGTGRVGLAHVLVHP; translated from the coding sequence ATGCGCACCGCGACGGCCGCGCTCGTCACCGCGGCCACCCTCGCCCTGGCCTCGCTGCCCGCCACCGCCGAGGCGGCCGCCGCGCCGAAGGTTCTGTACGCGGCCCCGCACGGCTCGGGCGACGCCTGCACCGCGGGACGGCCGTGCTCGGTGACCGGCGCCCGCGACGCCGCCCGCGCCGTCTCCGGCCGTGACGTACGCGTCGAACTCGCCGACGGTACCTACGCGTTGCGTACGCCGCTGACGCTCGGCCCCGACGACTCCGGCGTCACCTGGTCCGCGGCGCCCGGCGCCGATCCCGTCCTCTCCGGCGGCCGCGCTCTCACCGGCTGGTCGGCGAACGCCGACGGGACCTGGTCCGCGAAGGTCCCCGACGGTGTCACCCCGCGTCAGCTGTTCGTCGACGGCGAGCGAGCCGTCCGAGCCCGCGGCGCGTCCTGCGCCGCCGCCGTCTGCGACGCCACCAAGACCGGGATGACCGGCGCCGAGAAGACCGGCATCGCCGACTGGGCCAGGCCCACCGACGCCGAGGCCGTCATCCGCGTCCGCTGGCGCAACTACCACTGCCGGATCGCGTCCGTCAGCGGCGACCTCATGACGTTCGCCCAGCCCTGCTGGACCAACTCCGCGTCCGGCACCGACCGCACCGGCCCCGCCTGGGACTCGACCACCGTCGACTCCAGCCGCTACGCCAAGGTCGCCTTCTTCGAGAACGCCCCCGAACTCCTGGACCGGCCGGGCGAGTTCGTCTGGGACTCGGCCGCGCGCACCGTCACGTACCTGCCGCGCGCGGGCGAGAACCCGCGCCGCTTCCACGCGGTCACCCCGGTCACCGAGAACCTCCTCGTCGTCGACGGCGCGCACGACGTCCGCGTCACCGGCCTCACCTTCGCGTACGCCGCCTACCGGCAGCCGTCCACCGACGAGGGATACGCCGGAACGCAGGCGGGCCTGACCCTGACCGGCGCCACCGGACCCGTCGACCACGCGGGCCGCTTCTACACCAAGCCCGCCGCCGCCCTCACCGTCCGCGGCGGCCGGCACGTGGTCGTCGACCACGCGGTGTTCACCCGGCTCGGCGGCGCGGGCGCCGTGTTCGAGCACGGCACCCAGGACTCCACCCTCACCCGCTCCCGCTTCACCGACCTGTCCTCCGGCGCCGCGTACATCGGCGACACCGAACCCCAGCCGGAGCCCGCACTCGCGGGAGCCCGCAACACGGTCTCCTACAACACCGTCCGCCGGACCGGAGCCGAGTACACGGACGCCGTCGGCATCTGGGCCGGCTACGAGGCGCAGACCGTCATCGACCACAACACCCTCGACGACCTGCCGTACTCGGCCGTCTCCGTCGGCTGGGGCTGGAACCAGCCCGAGGCGCAGCGGTCCGTCCTGCGCGACAACCGGATCACGAACAACCGGATCACGAACGTCATGCGCGTCGAGCACGAACAGCACGACGGCGGCGCCATCTACACGCAGGGCGCCCAGCCCGGCACCGTGATCTCCGGCAACTACATCAACCGCAGCGCGTACGGGAACACCGAGCGCGACGGCAACGGCGTCTACCTCGACGAACAGTCCAGCCACATCGCCGTCACCGGCAACGTGATCACCCGCGTCGGCTACAAGTGGGTCTCCAACTGGGCCGACTACGGCATCGACAACCACGCCACCGGGAACTGGACCGACACGGACGCCCCCGCCCTCGCGGGCACCGGCTCGACCATGAGCGACAACCGCACCAGGCTCGACACGCTCCCGGCCGAGGCCCTCGAGGTCGCCGAGGCGGCGGGCGCCGACGGGCGCGGCCGCGTCGAACAGCTCCGCCCCGACCTGGCCCGTACCGGCACGGCCACGCAGTCCACGACGGACGGCACGAACGCGGCGGCCCGCGCCGTCGACGGCGACACCTCCACCGACAGCCGCACCCTCGCCGGGGCCGGCGCCTGGTGGCAGGTCGACCTGGGCGCCGCCCACCACCTCGGCCAGGTGGAGATCTGGAACGACACCTCCATGACGACGGCGGACTTCGACGTCCAGCTCGCCACGGACGCCGACTTCACCGACGCCACCACCGTCCACGTCACGGGCAAGGCCCTGCGCCCCACCGTGCTCGACACGGACACGCAGGCCCGCTACGTACGCGTACGACTGACCGGAACCGGGCGCGTCGGGCTCGCCCACGTCCTCGTGCACCCGTAA
- a CDS encoding ABC transporter permease, with translation MTVPAPPTVPAPPSAVPRTTFWQRLRRDKVMLLLCLPGFLYFVVFHYVPLLGYMVAFQDYQPYLGYLHSAWTGLANFSAAFADPDFWSATGNTLTIALVQLILFFPVPIGLALLLNSIVSDKLRRFVQSVVYLPHFIGWVIIVSIFQQILGGAGVVPDLLESLGLPRYDMMTDPDAFPLLLALQVMWKDAGWGTIIILAALLSVDRGLYEAAAMDGAGRTRRFWHVTLPGLSPVLVLLLILNLGNILTVGFEQILLQRDAVGPGSGEVLDTYVYFHGIKDNQWGTAAAVGLVKAVIGTVLVIGANKFAHRLGHEGVYRGADR, from the coding sequence ATGACTGTTCCCGCACCACCGACCGTTCCCGCACCACCGTCCGCCGTACCCCGCACGACCTTCTGGCAGCGTCTCCGGCGCGACAAGGTGATGTTGCTGCTGTGCCTGCCGGGCTTCCTGTACTTCGTGGTGTTCCACTACGTGCCGCTGCTCGGCTACATGGTGGCGTTCCAGGACTACCAGCCCTACCTCGGCTACCTGCACAGCGCCTGGACCGGCCTCGCGAACTTCAGCGCCGCCTTCGCCGACCCCGACTTCTGGTCGGCGACCGGCAACACACTGACGATCGCGCTCGTCCAGCTCATCCTGTTCTTCCCCGTGCCGATCGGGCTCGCTCTGCTGCTCAACAGCATCGTCAGCGACAAGCTGCGCCGCTTCGTGCAGAGCGTCGTCTACCTGCCGCACTTCATCGGCTGGGTCATCATCGTCTCGATCTTCCAGCAGATCCTCGGCGGCGCCGGCGTCGTCCCCGACCTGCTCGAAAGCCTCGGTCTACCGCGCTACGACATGATGACCGACCCCGACGCGTTCCCCTTGCTGCTCGCGCTCCAGGTCATGTGGAAGGACGCCGGCTGGGGCACCATCATCATCCTCGCCGCGCTGCTCTCCGTGGACCGCGGCCTGTACGAGGCGGCGGCCATGGACGGAGCCGGCCGGACGCGCCGCTTCTGGCACGTCACCCTGCCCGGTCTCTCCCCGGTCCTGGTGCTGCTGCTGATCCTCAACCTCGGCAACATCCTGACCGTCGGCTTCGAGCAGATCCTGCTCCAGCGCGACGCCGTCGGCCCCGGCAGCGGCGAAGTCCTGGACACGTACGTCTACTTCCACGGGATCAAGGACAACCAGTGGGGCACGGCGGCCGCGGTCGGCCTCGTCAAAGCCGTGATCGGCACCGTCCTCGTCATCGGCGCGAACAAGTTCGCCCACCGGCTCGGCCACGAAGGGGTGTACCGCGGTGCTGACCGCTGA